Part of the Etheostoma cragini isolate CJK2018 chromosome 8, CSU_Ecrag_1.0, whole genome shotgun sequence genome, GGCAAgtgactgcagggccagggatcaaaccaccaactgCCCTTTCCAATTGGCgggctctaccactgagccacagtcgcCCCTTAGTGACTACCTCGGCTACAGGCCAGTAGGTCTATCAATAATGGTTGTTGTTTCTTCACTAATTAGCCTgatgtatataaaataatataatattcatGAGACTTGTTTCTAGCCACAGACACTGTGTTACGTCTCCGTTAATCCCCCAATAgatgcattgtttttatttagtttaattgatttttatactgatgttatgttatatttttctgtaaaacactttggtcaacattagttgtttttaaagagtttaACAAATAAAGCTGGATTGGATTCTTGTCCGTTATCCCCTCTGACAGGGCAAAGTCCAGGGTCCGCCACAGAACTGCGGCTGGTTGGAACTCAGTGCAATgtcactgtaatttcccattttttgggatcaatatctatctatctatctatctatctatctatctatcgatccaTCTATCTATGGCTTGCTGTCGTAAAGAAGAGTCACCCGGGAGACAATGCCAGCGCGCTACCTTTCAAAACAACCAGCGATGACTCAGCTGAGAGGCACGGCTAACACACTTCGTGACATACCTCTGGACACCTCCACCTTCGGCAGACTGAAAATCTCCAGATCTGTACTGCCGCCCTTGGTGGAACTCTCAGCGACGTCAATGAACACAAGTTTGTCCACTTTACACTGTGGGAcaatttggacaaaaaaaaaggttacgCTGTCAGCAACCGAAGACgagactttgacattttttatttcaagtttGACACATCATGTAAAAGGTTAACCTTCGATAGAATGCTCATCACTGACGCCATTCCTAAATCTCCTCCCCCGATAACGGAGACTTTGTTAATGGACTGATCGTGAGGTCTGCTTCCACCTGTAACAGACATGAGTTAAGCTAGCAATAACACACAGTCATGTGATTATTAAACACCAGAGCTGCGTATCAAATAAGCACCATTGTTGATCTGTAAATTAGAAACAAAAGCCAGGAGCTCATGGGGGTCTTTGTTGTCCGCTGTGGTCTTTGCGGACAGTGGAGGATCCTCCTCGAACTTGGCAATCATCTCAGTCAGAAGACCAACCATGGATGACTTGGGCTGTAACAGAGCAAGACTGATGAGAACACCTCGAGAGCCTCTTCAGTGCAATTAATGCAAGTTCGTGCAGAAACCACAAGATCTTACATAATCCCAGCTGTGCAGCCCCGGCAGGTGGATCCGCCCTCCTCCGTCAACATGCCTGCCTTCTCTGATGACCATGTCCGGGGTTGGTTTCAGGAGGCATATAGGAGGAGTGAAGGGGAATGAGTCCATCAGCCACAGCTGGATGGGGAAGTTGTAGGAGCGGCCTTAGGATACGGACGCTGGCATTAGTTCACCGCTGACATGATAAGTCCCCCTTTCTCCCAGACTGAGTCCCTGTACGTTTCTAGTGATAGGTCAGCCTTACCTTCATAACGGACAGGGATGTTACCAATGAGTCTCAGGAGATCTTTCTGGCTGCCGTCACTAAACGCTTAAATAGACAACATGAGCAGTCGGTTAACCGCGAGAAATAGATGTGGTGTACATGTAAGATCTACAAAAGACGAATTACGTTTGACTCGCACGCAAAAACTCACTGTATGTGCCTGTGGATGGTTTTATCCCCGGGTAGCCTCGGTGGATCTTCTGCAGCTCCTCAACAGCAACATCATGGAATTTGTACTAATATCCGGGGGGTTAAAAAGACAGACTCGTTTGTGGTTGCTGAGATGaaggtgtgtatatatacacatataaacacactatatgaatgtactgtgtgtaccGGTATACATGCATGTATACAATTGCTTGCAtaggtttacacacccatgctaaagttgattaaaaagagaaataaaataacatcttttggaaattgatcttaatgccttaattaacaaaacaaaaaaatagaaaaatccaaccttttaaggaaaccaattttctttgtgaatgaataatgtattgtaaataaatacatgtttttccttaaaatacagttgGGAATAagtacacacccctatgttaaattcccatagacgcaggcagatttttatttttaaaggccagttatttcatggatcaggatactatgcatcctgataaaattCCCTTGGGCTTTGGAATTCGCCTTGTGTCAGATTCCTGTAATTCCTCCAGAACATGGCACTAACAGAGCTGGTTCAACCAGTCGGTGAGcgctgtcactccccgatgtgagtccagtgcagatttgagttgcgcatgctcagatttgaacggtttacgacataacaTGTGattctgaaatttgtgaaatccataacataataaacttttctcctTACAAACAATACCATATGATGGAAATCATTCCAAAAACGCCGTAGCTATCTATCATTGTTtgactgctaacgttagctcaaaacgccattcaactgacagcttttgctgtttgatgctaacttgtacctaagctagcagtcattttataaaaacgttttagctatctattgtttaattgctaacgttagctcaaaacgccattccagtgacaacctttgttgtgtttgatgctaacttgtagccagcagcgaaccaactttgttaaaaAGGTCAATTTTAACTTTGTTGACATGACAGAAATCTCTGTCAACTTCtgctacttgtcacaaagtgacgcatgcgcgactcgtatctgcactcgactcacatcggggagtgacacccCTGTCCGCAGCTTAGCTAGCTATCTATATGTATTAACGTTAGCCCGCTGTGCTAGCCGGCATCGAAACGTAAACACTTCcaatttaaaacacttttcaaAGCTGTTCATCTGGTAAATAACTAACCTTGGAGAGGATCCGCTGTATTTTCTCGGAACTGAGGTCCATCTATTAAGCACGACAATAAAAAAGTACTTCTCTTTAATTTAACGTAACACTCTTGACAGCTGACTTCAACTTTAGAAAACATTAACTTCCGCAAACTTTCAAGAGTGCGACACGACCGATAGGGCCCGCCCACTTGATAAATCACGTACGGCAAGCCAAGGGGGGTGGAGTCACGCGCAATTTCCTTTCTTAACCTCTGCTTCAacaatagacagttaaagaaatggaccaacagatcctcTAGCTCTGGATGGAGACCAGCGAAGTCTATTAGCTCTTTTCCAGTGAGTGCTGAGCtctactgcgcagcctccaactgaggtGGAAGACGTAGTTGTGACGtaagcaacctgtctgaaagttgtaagtcttctcgtagctgtgccaagaaaaATCTCAGTCAGATAAGAGACACAGGCTAAATATGAACAATTGTGAAACAATCGTTtacctatttttacaaaagcgATAACTTGAGCTCCAAGgaaatggagccttttatacgtTGTCgtgtttagaaataaacaatggacaaatagtctttaaacgcttgagatgtaaagttatttgctgtcaaaatagcatcaaaatgaatgggagtcaatgggatgctaactgcaggtgatgatttcgtagcattaaaatggcttCCCGCttagaggagaggcttacccccttgacttcgaccatagactgtatttatattgaTATTAACGGTTTAAATTAATAGTAACAGTCTATGGCTTCAACAAACCTGATGCTAACATTAGTGCTGTTGCTCACGATCCAACGTTACAAACATGAACCGtcctttcacaaaatatcttttttgaaaacaatattCCACACAATTCATGGCAAGACAGTATTTCATTGCTTTAAGCAACAGTCATACCATTTTATACAAGTGACATTTGTAGTAGCACCcaagttttgtatatatatatatattactaaGATTGTCATACTCTGAGAAAACACGGACATAAAACTAGACATTAAATAAAAGCCTTTAAGCAATAATTTCTCTACTTTAAAGAGAAACAACACATCAAGTGGTAAAGTTTTCTGCATATTCAATTGACTTTGCAAAATTAGAAATAGGCAACAACGTTTGctgaaaatgcattttatcaacACTTGCCATTGCTAGtcttataaaaaagaaaatattaataattcacACTCCTCCATGTGTATAGTCCTCCACACAACTCAGTTCCTTTTTAAGAAAACCTTGCAAATAAATAATGCCTTAAGGATTTGtgcatattttgtcttttttatggtTGTCTTTGAGTAACATTCTCTTTCATGAGTCCCTCCAGTTTTTGTCCCAACATAAGGAGAGATGCAGAGAGAAAGCAACAGAGGCAACAGAGGTGGACACAGTCACTGGGCTTCATGGCAGACCCCGTCCCGCATTACAGGACcctggttttttttttcttcccccatCTCAAAGTCTAAGGGGCTTCAgatctttcttttcctcttggCATCTTGCTTTTTGAACTCTTCTtgctcccttttctcctcctccagatCTTCCTGTACAGCCAATCGCAGGCTAAAGTAGCAAAACACAAGGatacaaaacaaatcatgttATATAGAAAGGGGATACATTTTACAGCTCTCTGTACAAAAATGGCATGTGTATAGTTACTTGCAGTGTCCCAATTTTCCAAATCCACGATTTGATCTGACCTTTGATTTTACAGTGACATTTAGATTCTTTTTAcgatttaaacattttcttcttctgcaattCCACAATGAGTGCCACTTGATGGCAACGGTTTGAGTTTCTTGAAATTAAAGAAGTGCTaatgaatgcaccattagtttaCCAAGATGCACATGAATGCACCATGGAGTCCGTATGACCCCATGCTTTACCTACGTTGTTTGTTTCCATAACTCACTTTTGGAGAAGGCAAAATATTGCCACACCAATGACTTAATGAGGATATCCCTGTTACGCTGTTTCTGTTGTCTCGCACGGTCATGGTGTGTGAAAAGGCAAGCTGCATGCTCGCAAAAAGCTAACGCTACCAGGTTtatttagctgcatgctaccagcgaGTAAGCGACGctgtgtattgtgtgtctgttatttCTGCAAACGTGGCAAGTAGGCGAGGgggtggagagaaagaaaaatacttgAAATCAAAAGCAGGATCTGAAATTcctgcttttgattttgatagttcattttaaacaactttCAATTCAAATCCAATGGTGACACCCCTAATGGTTAAGGGCTGTGAGGTTTATTTTCAACTTACCTCCTGGCCTCCTCTTTTTGCAAATCCTTCCAGCTGCTCTCCATGAATTTGAGTGCATAGTCACTTTCATCCTTGTATCTGAGGAGGTTAAAAGCAAATAAGGTCTTCTCATGTAGAATTCACAATAGAGTACAGTGATTGTAACCTGAATATTTGAGGACAGCGCTTACTTGTTACGATCGTAGCCGAAGATTTCCTTAATGTGCCTGGAGATGTCATCTTGCCCGTCGTCTCCATCATCAATAAAATCATCCATTTCTGGGTCATactcatcctcctcatcctcgtATTTCCTCTTGTACGCAGAGGTGATAGGTCCCAGCATTGTACCTggataaaaatacagaaaaataattttcagtTTGGGTTTTGACTAGACATGAATACAAACGTACTACATAAAGCAGACATGGACTTATGGAGTTTACAATAATTTCATGTTACATGGTTAATGAAATTGAAAGTATGTGTTGTATCTTTGTAGGAAAAGAAAGCGCCTCTCTGACCCAGGAATAATGGCAATGGCAGCGGAGTGTTACTGACACACTTCATTCAGTCTGGCAAACAAACCCTTTGCCCTATCAGACTGGTTGTGTTGTTTCAGGCTGTTTGTTACATTCCATTATAAGATATTAGGTCAAAACATGCATTGCATGCATCGTTGGACAAAGTTCATTGTAGAGTGTTGATAACGGGGTATGTGTGTTATTAGCTGAAAGGAAAAGTGTCTTTATTGTGTATACAATAAACATTGGTACACCTGGGACGCGTTCCccgtctcagtgtattgttttaatcacaaaacaaaacaacaacattggtACAGGGCACTATGTATGAGCTGTGAATACATATggaaacatacacattttcatACCGTTCTTGAGTGGTCATGTGTAATAATTGAATTAATATCACACAAAATTATTGTAGTTTCAAtttcacataaaacaaacttttaGAGTTCTTTGTTTCGCTTGAGTGACCATAGAAAATATGTTGCTATGAAAGCAGCATGTAGGGTGAAGGTGATGTTATCGGATTATAGGGCTTGGcgatatagaaaaaaaaaatatcacaatatttttttaccaaataccttgataccGATACTGCAACGCTATTGTAGAGTTGACTATGGgtgctttcataaaatatttaaaaaatgagacttttgatgaataatcatcagtaatgtggatataatgactaagtgggtaaaggtaaataatacaACTGCTAAAActgtctggtaagttcagaaaatgacatcacttttctgtaatgcagcctttaaaacaaggaaaagacaacacttattaCAATATCCAACATCTAAGACgctatctagtctcatatcacaatattgatggGTCGATATATTGACCAGCTCTATCAGATAATGTCAAGTGGTTTCCCTAAAACAGAAAGTTGCCGTGCCCAAAAACGTGCTTAAGCAAGACAAACTTGTGGAAGAAAAACTGGCTAAAGGCCAGTTGGTTGGTGATGTCACACCATTATACTCTCTCTGGTTCTTACCTGGTGGCCTGTTCATCATAGGTCTCTGTGGCATCCCTGGTCTCTGTGGCATCCCTGGTCTCGGTGGCATCCCTGGTCTCGGTGGCCCGCCCGGCCGAGGAGGGACCCCTGGTCTGGGTCCACCAAAATTCTTGGATGAAATGGTCTCTGACACCACAGTGCACTTGGGTTTTCCAGGTCCTGATCCCATGCTGCCAGTGGGTCGTCCAGGTACTGGTCCTGCACTACCAGGCCGACCAGGTCCAGGTCCTGCACTACCAGGCCGACCAGGTCCAGGTCCTGCACTACCAGGCCGACCAGGACCAATCCCCGGAGGTCGGGGTCCACCACCTCGAGGCTGACCCTGTTGGCCACTCCCACCAGGCCTGGCCTGTGGTACACCACCTCCTCTAGCTTGAAGCGTGCCACCAGGTCTTGACTGAGGTTGGGTCCCGGCCTTAGGAGGGCCGCCGGATGATGGTCTCATCACTGAATTACCACTTGGTTTTACAACAGCATTATTTCCAGGCCTTAGTGGTTCTCCCTTTCCCGACTTGTTGCCGCCAACTATAGGTCCCTGCTTCAATGAGCTACCCTGACTGGGCCTGGTCTGTTGGGAGCTACCATGTTGAGATCGTTGGCCTGTTGCGGCTGTTCCAGGAGCCCTGGTCCCAGGAACACCTGGGGCTCTTGATGAGCTTTCTTTTTTGAGGATAAGGTCACTTGACGTGCTGGATTTGTGACTCGACGAGGGCTTAAGGCCCCCTTGTTTAGCTGAAACCTGAGAAGACGCAGCTTTTGAAGGAACTTTACTGTTGGTGGCACCAGATGAGCCAGACAAGCTTGTCCTGGACCTGTCTCTGTCGCTGTGAGACATCTTgggtctctctctttctctgtcactaACAGAGGGCTTGGAAGAAGACTGGCCTTTATCGCTGGTTGGTGTTGGACGCGACTTCTTCCCTGACACACTTGAAAGACTCTGCTTTTCTAAAGAGTTCTTTTGGGGTTTGCAGTTCTTCTGCTCCTTctctaaagtattttttttaattgaactaGAGCTAGACTGAGACTTGctgtccctctctttctctgcctttaaATCTCTGTCCAGTCTTTTAGCCTTGCGCTCCATCTCCAGTTCCTTTATCTCTTCAGCTGTTCTGAGCCTCTCATCTTTTTTCACTACCTTGGTTTTCACCTCAACTGGCTCAAACTGCTTCTTCTCTGCCAATTTGAGTAACTCTGCAAAGTTCATGGGAGGTGGAGCAGGCTTAGGTGGCCCACTAGGTTTTTTAGATGAGGGCTTGCTGCTGttgctactactgctactattCCCAGAAGAACCTATGGTTTTCACGTGTCTCCGCGGTTCTGGTTCCTGCTCCGGCTCTGAATCTGTCTGTTCATACTCATAATTATCCTCGTCATCCTCTGGATCAATGGAGTTATTCCTAAATCTTTCCTCCATCGATCTTTCTTCCTGCATTTCATGTTTCGATCTCCTCTTTTTAGGAAGCTCTACCACTGGGATGCCATTGTAGCCTCTGAAATTGTCCTTAGTTCTGGAAGCCATGGCTCGTGCTTTACGGTCCGACTTCAACTCAATCCTCTTTGCTAGTAGTtcctccttctgtttcttcattAGAATTTCTGGTTAAAAAATGGGGATACATATCAAAATAACCAATAAAGAATTCCtcctgtacagtatgtatgtgacTGTCAAATTGTTATTTACTTAAAGTTACCTTTCTTTTTGCTATCAATCTTTTGCTTCTTCAAAAGCGCCTGCACAGCAGAAGAACTTACACCTTTCGACCTCGGGTCCTTCTTGGGGGGTCCAGTTTGTAAACTGTATCTCTTCTGTTGAAAGAGGGACACATAACATATGGACATGCTGGGAATTTGAAGCAGTTCACAGATCACTTTACAATTTGTTGTGTACTTAAATGTCTTGAGATAAGATATCAGATATGTTGGTCTAAAGATCCCTTTTCAttggaaatataaaataaagagagGCCCACAGGTCACTGTAGACGCCTGCCTAGCATGCCGGGTTGGTAGCGTCATCATCTGACCCTCTGACGGGTGAGCTGGCACTTGTTTGCTCATTAGATTGGCCAAAAATCCCCATTTTAATGTTTAGCCTAAGTAAATTGAGTGTAAGTGACAGTATTTAACTCACCTGTACGCTGCTGACGCCTTGGTTTTGCGAGGCGATATCCAATATATTATCAAAGTCCATCATTTTGGCCGCAGGTGACGCACGCTGGCTGTTTGAAACGAAGCAAGCAGGACTCAACCAGGAGTGGTGCTAGCTAAAGCTACCGTGCTAAAGCTAACGCTAAGCGTTTAGCTAGCTTAGAAACAACGTTAAGTTGGTTCTGTACTTTACGTtaccaaatgacacttaaaaAGCTATAATGAAAAAACGTGAACAAACACAGTCAGTTGAAAGAAAAACTGTATATCAAACAGTTGACGCTACTTTACTCCATCAGCTTACGATAACACACGCTAGCGaagttagcgttagctaaccTTACGTTTACTAACGTTAGCCAACCAAGAAGCCCGGAAAGACGAACTTTTGTGCTGATATAACACACCAAACTAAGGCCAGATCCATTCAAATATCCGTACAATTAAAGCCTATTGAGAAGGGGGGAAAAACTACAAACTCAGCCATAATATTAAGCCGGTTGTTAGTAA contains:
- the spty2d1 gene encoding protein SPT2 homolog isoform X5; amino-acid sequence: MMDFDNILDIASQNQGVSSVQQKRYSLQTGPPKKDPRSKGVSSSAVQALLKKQKIDSKKKEILMKKQKEELLAKRIELKSDRKARAMASRTKDNFRGYNGIPVVELPKKRRSKHEMQEERSMEERFRNNSIDPEDDEDNYEYEQTDSEPEQEPEPRRHVKTIGSSGNSSSSSNSSKPSSKKPSGPPKPAPPPMNFAELLKLAEKKQFEPVEVKTKVVKKDERLRTAEEIKELEMERKAKRLDRDLKAEKERDSKSQSSSSSIKKNTLEKEQKNCKPQKNSLEKQSLSSVSGKKSRPTPTSDKGQSSSKPSVSDRERERPKMSHSDRDRSRTSLSGSSGATNSKVPSKAASSQVSAKQGGLKPSSSHKSSTSSDLILKKESSSRAPGVPGTRAPGTAATGQRSQHGSSQQTRPSQGSSLKQGPIVGGNKSGKGEPLRPGNNAVVKPSGNSVMRPSSGGPPKAGTQPQSRPGGTLQARGGGVPQARPGGSGQQGQPRGGGPRPPGIGPGRPGSAGPVPGRPTGSMGSGPGKPKCTVVSETISSKNFGGPRPGVPPRPGGPPRPGMPPRPGMPQRPGMPQRPMMNRPPGTMLGPITSAYKRKYEDEEDEYDPEMDDFIDDGDDGQDDISRHIKEIFGYDRNKYKDESDYALKFMESSWKDLQKEEARSLRLAVQEDLEEEKREQEEFKKQDAKRKRKI
- the spty2d1 gene encoding protein SPT2 homolog isoform X3, whose translation is MMDFDNILDIASQNQGVSSVQQKRYSLQTGPPKKDPRSKGVSSSAVQALLKKQKIDSKKKEILMKKQKEELLAKRIELKSDRKARAMASRTKDNFRGYNGIPVVELPKKRRSKHEMQEERSMEERFRNNSIDPEDDEDNYEYEQTDSEPEQEPEPRRHVKTIGSSGNSSSSSNSSKPSSKKPSGPPKPAPPPMNFAELLKLAEKKQFEPVEVKTKVVKKDERLRTAEEIKELEMERKAKRLDRDLKAEKERDSKSQSSSSSIKKNTLEKEQKNCKPQKNSLEKQSLSSVSGKKSRPTPTSDKGQSSSKPSVSDRERERPKMSHSDRDRSRTSLSGSSGATNSKVPSKAASSQVSAKQGGLKPSSSHKSSTSSDLILKKESSSRAPGVPGTRAPGTAATGQRSQHGSSQQTRPSQGSSLKQGPIVGGNKSGKGEPLRPGNNAVVKPSGNSVMRPSSGGPPKAGTQPQSRPGGTLQARGGGVPQARPGGSGQQGQPRGGGPRPPGIGPGRPGSAGPGPGRPGSAGPVPGRPTGSMGSGPGKPKCTVVSETISSKNFGGPRPGVPPRPGGPPRPGMPPRPGMPQRPGMPQRPMMNRPPGTMLGPITSAYKRKYEDEEDEYDPEMDDFIDDGDDGQDDISRHIKEIFGYDRNKYKDESDYALKFMESSWKDLQKEEARSLRLAVQEDLEEEKREQEEFKKQDAKRKRKI
- the spty2d1 gene encoding protein SPT2 homolog isoform X2 codes for the protein MMDFDNILDIASQNQGVSSVQKRYSLQTGPPKKDPRSKGVSSSAVQALLKKQKIDSKKKEILMKKQKEELLAKRIELKSDRKARAMASRTKDNFRGYNGIPVVELPKKRRSKHEMQEERSMEERFRNNSIDPEDDEDNYEYEQTDSEPEQEPEPRRHVKTIGSSGNSSSSSNSSKPSSKKPSGPPKPAPPPMNFAELLKLAEKKQFEPVEVKTKVVKKDERLRTAEEIKELEMERKAKRLDRDLKAEKERDSKSQSSSSSIKKNTLEKEQKNCKPQKNSLEKQSLSSVSGKKSRPTPTSDKGQSSSKPSVSDRERERPKMSHSDRDRSRTSLSGSSGATNSKVPSKAASSQVSAKQGGLKPSSSHKSSTSSDLILKKESSSRAPGVPGTRAPGTAATGQRSQHGSSQQTRPSQGSSLKQGPIVGGNKSGKGEPLRPGNNAVVKPSGNSVMRPSSGGPPKAGTQPQSRPGGTLQARGGGVPQARPGGSGQQGQPRGGGPRPPGIGPGRPGSAGPGPGRPGSAGPGPGRPGSAGPVPGRPTGSMGSGPGKPKCTVVSETISSKNFGGPRPGVPPRPGGPPRPGMPPRPGMPQRPGMPQRPMMNRPPGTMLGPITSAYKRKYEDEEDEYDPEMDDFIDDGDDGQDDISRHIKEIFGYDRNKYKDESDYALKFMESSWKDLQKEEARSLRLAVQEDLEEEKREQEEFKKQDAKRKRKI
- the spty2d1 gene encoding protein SPT2 homolog isoform X4, which gives rise to MMDFDNILDIASQNQGVSSVQQKRYSLQTGPPKKDPRSKGVSSSAVQALLKKQKIDSKKKEILMKKQKEELLAKRIELKSDRKARAMASRTKDNFRGYNGIPVVELPKKRRSKHEMQEERSMEERFRNNSIDPEDDEDNYEYEQTDSEPEQEPEPRRHVKTIGSSGNSSSSSNSSKPSSKKPSGPPKPAPPPMNFAELLKLAEKKQFEPVEVKTKVVKKDERLRTAEEIKELEMERKAKRLDRDLKAEKERDSKSQSSSSSIKKNTLEKEQKNCKPQKNSLEKQSLSSVSGKKSRPTPTSDKGQSSSKPSVSDRERERPKMSHSDRDRSRTSLSGSSGATNSKVPSKAASSQVSAKQGGLKPSSSHKSSTSSDLILKKESSSRAPGVPGTRAPGTAATGQRSQHGSSQQTRPSQGSSLKQGPIVGGNKSGKGEPLRPGNNAVVKPSGNSVMRPSSGGPPKAGTQPQSRPGGTLQARGGGVPQARPGGSGQQGQPRGGGPRPPGIGPGRPGSAGPGPGRPGSAGPGPGRPGSAGPVPGRPTGSMGSGPGKPKCTVVSETISSKNFGGPRPGVPPRPGGPPRPGMPPRPGMNRPPGTMLGPITSAYKRKYEDEEDEYDPEMDDFIDDGDDGQDDISRHIKEIFGYDRNKYKDESDYALKFMESSWKDLQKEEARSLRLAVQEDLEEEKREQEEFKKQDAKRKRKI
- the spty2d1 gene encoding protein SPT2 homolog isoform X1, which encodes MMDFDNILDIASQNQGVSSVQQKRYSLQTGPPKKDPRSKGVSSSAVQALLKKQKIDSKKKEILMKKQKEELLAKRIELKSDRKARAMASRTKDNFRGYNGIPVVELPKKRRSKHEMQEERSMEERFRNNSIDPEDDEDNYEYEQTDSEPEQEPEPRRHVKTIGSSGNSSSSSNSSKPSSKKPSGPPKPAPPPMNFAELLKLAEKKQFEPVEVKTKVVKKDERLRTAEEIKELEMERKAKRLDRDLKAEKERDSKSQSSSSSIKKNTLEKEQKNCKPQKNSLEKQSLSSVSGKKSRPTPTSDKGQSSSKPSVSDRERERPKMSHSDRDRSRTSLSGSSGATNSKVPSKAASSQVSAKQGGLKPSSSHKSSTSSDLILKKESSSRAPGVPGTRAPGTAATGQRSQHGSSQQTRPSQGSSLKQGPIVGGNKSGKGEPLRPGNNAVVKPSGNSVMRPSSGGPPKAGTQPQSRPGGTLQARGGGVPQARPGGSGQQGQPRGGGPRPPGIGPGRPGSAGPGPGRPGSAGPGPGRPGSAGPVPGRPTGSMGSGPGKPKCTVVSETISSKNFGGPRPGVPPRPGGPPRPGMPPRPGMPQRPGMPQRPMMNRPPGTMLGPITSAYKRKYEDEEDEYDPEMDDFIDDGDDGQDDISRHIKEIFGYDRNKYKDESDYALKFMESSWKDLQKEEARSLRLAVQEDLEEEKREQEEFKKQDAKRKRKI